Within Desmodus rotundus isolate HL8 chromosome 6, HLdesRot8A.1, whole genome shotgun sequence, the genomic segment GGAGGCCAGGATGAGCATggaaggcagcagcagcagcaccagacAGGCACCCAACACGGGCAGCTCATCCACATAGCTCCGAGTGCAGGCCAGGTGCAGCAACGCTGTGACGTCGCAAAAGAAATGCACCAGCAGGCGGGAGCCACAGAAAGGCAGGTGGAAGACTGCCACTGTGAGCCCCACAGACACTGTCAGCCCCCCGAGACAGCAGGCCAGGGCCAGTCGCACACACAACCCAGGGGTCACCACAGCCGCATAGTTCAGTGGgtggcagatggccacatagcggtcataggccatggcaGCCAGCAGGAAGCACTCAGCCCCGCCCAGCGCCACAAACATCTGCATCTGCACAGCACAACCCAGGAAGGAGATGGGACTGCCCTTGCCCAGGCCTGGTGTGGCTAGGTTGGCCAGGAATCGGGGCACCACCACCAGTGTGTAGCAGAGCTCAATGGCTGACAGCTGGCATAAGAACAGCAGCATGGGCGGCCTGCTGGGCACAGAGGCCACGGCCACCAGGATGAGCAGGTTCCCGCTCAGGGTGGCCAGGTGCACGGCCAGCAGCACTAGGAAGAGCACAGGCCTCAGGTGCGGGAACTCAGAGAAGCCCTGAAGGAGGAAGCCTCGGGGCATGGTGGCATTGCTGGGGCTGTCCATGTACCTGCCCTCCCAGAAGCACctgtgggagagaaaggagggaagggcaaAGCTTGTGGGGTGCCTCCCCCCTGGCCCTGCTGGTGGAGAGAGGCCCAGGGGGCAGttagagggtgggaggggtgtctATTTAAGGGACATATTGTAGATTTTCCTACCTCCTGGACTAGAATTCTTAGTTTCTTTCTCAGCATGCTCTTTCCAAAAAAGCCTTGATTTTAGGCCCCTTCCCTACAGTGCATTGCTCATGACCTCCATCTACAAAGAACTCTCTGCCATCAAACTGCAGTTACCATTCTGAGGGGCCCGTACGATGAGGGTGTCAGCCTCAACTGAGCTCCCCAAGGCAggttccctcctccctgccctctgctgtCACTTGTGAGTTGCTCTCTGTGGTCTGTCACAGAATCACAGAGACATGAGGCAGATGAAGAAGTTAGAGATCATCCCCTACAACCTCATAATTCTAAAGAGAAAGATTAAGCtgggaagtggtggtggtgaaggGCTTAACTGCTCACAGAAAATTACAGAGTCTGCCTTCCTGAGGCTGAATCCAGAACTTCTCACGACTCCGAATGAGGTCGTAAAAACCGTCACCgggggccctggcagggtggctgtCTCCTGTAGGCCAAAAGGGTGCAGGTTCcctccccagtcaggacacacacctaggttgtgggttggtccccagtctgggtgcttACTGGAAGCAACTGGCcagggtttctctctcacatggatgctgcttctctccctctccctctccat encodes:
- the LOC112310265 gene encoding olfactory receptor 10AC1; this encodes MDSPSNATMPRGFLLQGFSEFPHLRPVLFLVLLAVHLATLSGNLLILVAVASVPSRPPMLLFLCQLSAIELCYTLVVVPRFLANLATPGLGKGSPISFLGCAVQMQMFVALGGAECFLLAAMAYDRYVAICHPLNYAAVVTPGLCVRLALACCLGGLTVSVGLTVAVFHLPFCGSRLLVHFFCDVTALLHLACTRSYVDELPVLGACLVLLLLPSMLILASYVAIVTALRRLRSSMGRRKAASTCASHLAVTFLHYGCATFMYVRPKASYSPRLDRTLALVYTNVTPLLYPLIYSLRNREITTAIRRVLGRWRWRQRPGQPQARSLWEP